A genomic segment from Bacillus cereus G9842 encodes:
- a CDS encoding sirohydrochlorin chelatase: MKGIVYVGHGSRLQKGNEQFIHFIQSVIKERNERIQKIAFLELTTPTISDAVTEAILEGATAIMIVPVLLFAAAHYKRDIPFEIEKIQKQYPHITFSVVQPFSTHPHMVELVVKRIRETMPMQGSSVLLVGRGSSDPQPLHELQQIGAVVERKLSMPVSCSFLTKGTPSFTAELKAITSTSSHVYVMPYLLFTGLLLQKIKLHAKKYDHVTTCNCLQFDRYMKLTLLERMEECIYV, from the coding sequence ATGAAAGGAATTGTATATGTTGGACACGGGAGCCGCTTACAAAAAGGTAACGAACAATTCATTCACTTTATTCAATCTGTTATAAAAGAACGTAACGAACGGATTCAAAAAATAGCTTTCCTAGAACTAACGACACCTACCATTTCGGATGCAGTTACAGAAGCAATACTAGAGGGTGCAACTGCAATAATGATTGTACCTGTTTTATTATTTGCAGCAGCTCACTATAAACGTGATATTCCTTTTGAGATAGAGAAAATACAAAAGCAATATCCACATATAACATTTTCAGTTGTACAACCTTTTAGTACACATCCACATATGGTTGAACTTGTAGTAAAAAGAATACGTGAAACTATGCCAATGCAAGGTAGTAGTGTTTTACTCGTAGGGAGAGGCAGTAGTGATCCACAGCCGTTACATGAATTACAACAAATCGGAGCAGTCGTCGAACGAAAACTCAGTATGCCAGTATCGTGCTCCTTTTTAACGAAAGGAACTCCCTCTTTTACTGCTGAGCTCAAGGCTATAACATCGACTTCATCCCATGTATATGTCATGCCGTACCTTCTCTTTACCGGATTATTACTTCAAAAAATTAAATTGCATGCAAAAAAATACGATCACGTTACAACTTGTAACTGTCTTCAGTTTGATAGATACATGAAGTTAACATTATTAGAACGAATGGAGGAATGCATATATGTATAA
- a CDS encoding uroporphyrin-III C-methyltransferase, whose protein sequence is MNGYVYLVGAGPGDEGLITKKAIDCLKRADIVLYDRLLNPFFLSYTKETCELMYCGKMPKNHIMRQEMINAHLLQFAQEGKIVVRLKGGDPSIFGRVGEEAETLAAANVPYEIVPGITSSIAASSYAGIPLTHRNYSNSITLLTGHAKGPLTDHGKYNSSYNSDTIAYYMGIKNLPTICENLLQAGKKKDTPVAVIEWGTTGKQRVVTGTLSTIVSIVKDENISNPSMTIVGDVVTLRNQIAWKERKPLHGKKVLLASATNKKSAIKQMLQESGAEIYQIPIFQKKEYTLTSEQINKIFNVDRLVFCSAESVDILVQSCSKYHKDIRSLQAELQYMNLSIQEKLMQYGLLSKPAQFSSNSTIYLGRNINRIAVIQEKIGAGSYMMTHEYTIDHRFDEIHSRMLSEFSWDSIVFEGRASIDTFLAEIKRLGFINILTLPFSYTDVPTLHYANKVGFHNVDEQLQDMIMKKDLVVR, encoded by the coding sequence ATGAACGGATATGTATATTTAGTTGGTGCAGGACCAGGTGATGAAGGGCTTATTACAAAGAAAGCGATAGATTGTTTAAAGCGTGCAGATATCGTTTTATATGACCGTTTATTAAACCCTTTCTTTCTTAGTTATACAAAAGAAACATGTGAACTTATGTATTGCGGCAAAATGCCAAAGAATCATATTATGCGACAAGAAATGATTAACGCCCACCTCCTTCAATTCGCACAAGAAGGAAAAATCGTTGTCCGATTAAAGGGCGGAGATCCATCTATTTTTGGCCGCGTTGGTGAAGAAGCAGAAACTTTAGCAGCAGCGAACGTTCCATATGAAATCGTACCAGGTATTACATCTAGCATCGCCGCTAGTAGCTATGCAGGTATCCCCCTCACCCACCGTAACTACAGTAATAGCATCACTTTATTAACTGGGCATGCAAAAGGCCCTTTAACCGATCATGGAAAATATAATTCATCCTATAATAGCGACACGATCGCCTACTACATGGGTATAAAAAACTTACCTACAATTTGTGAAAACTTACTACAAGCAGGAAAGAAAAAAGATACACCAGTAGCCGTCATTGAATGGGGTACAACTGGTAAACAACGTGTAGTCACAGGGACACTGTCCACCATTGTTTCTATCGTCAAAGACGAAAATATTTCTAACCCTTCTATGACAATTGTTGGTGATGTTGTTACTTTACGGAATCAAATTGCTTGGAAAGAACGTAAACCATTGCACGGCAAGAAAGTTTTACTTGCATCTGCAACAAATAAAAAAAGCGCAATAAAGCAAATGTTACAAGAGTCCGGTGCAGAAATATATCAAATTCCAATTTTCCAAAAGAAAGAATACACATTAACCTCTGAACAAATTAATAAGATTTTTAACGTTGATCGTCTTGTATTTTGTTCCGCTGAGAGTGTAGACATCTTAGTGCAATCATGTAGTAAATATCATAAAGATATTCGCTCCTTACAGGCAGAGCTTCAGTATATGAACCTTTCTATTCAAGAAAAGCTTATGCAATATGGATTGTTAAGTAAACCTGCGCAATTTTCTTCGAATTCAACGATTTATTTAGGACGAAACATTAACCGAATTGCTGTTATTCAAGAAAAAATTGGTGCTGGTTCCTATATGATGACTCATGAGTACACAATTGATCATCGCTTCGATGAAATTCATTCCCGTATGCTTTCTGAATTCTCATGGGACAGCATTGTATTTGAAGGTCGTGCTTCTATTGATACGTTTCTAGCAGAAATAAAACGCCTAGGCTTTATCAATATTCTTACCCTCCCATTCTCGTATACCGACGTTCCAACTTTACACTATGCGAATAAAGTCGGTTTTCATAATGTAGATGAGCAATTACAAGACATGATTATGAAGAAAGATTTGGTGGTACGATGA
- the nirD gene encoding nitrite reductase small subunit NirD gives MIQTKEKIKVMRAEDLPIQIGKEVQMNGMSIALFRLSNGDIRAVENRCPHKNGPLAEGIVSGEFVFCPLHDWKISLLTGEVQKPDDGCIQTYEVEVIDGDIYINM, from the coding sequence ATGATACAAACGAAAGAAAAAATAAAAGTTATGCGTGCGGAAGACCTTCCTATTCAAATCGGTAAAGAGGTGCAAATGAATGGTATGTCTATCGCCCTATTCCGCCTTTCAAATGGAGATATTCGAGCTGTAGAAAATCGTTGTCCTCATAAAAACGGACCGTTAGCAGAAGGAATTGTATCTGGAGAATTCGTCTTTTGTCCACTGCATGATTGGAAAATTTCATTACTAACAGGTGAAGTGCAAAAACCTGATGACGGCTGTATCCAAACATACGAAGTAGAAGTTATTGATGGTGACATTTATATAAACATGTAA
- the nirB gene encoding NADPH-nitrite reductase large subunit: protein MKKRLVMIGNGMAGIRCMEEILKHDSDSYEITIFGDEPHPNYNRIMLSHVLQGKTNMQDIIMNEYSWYEENEITLYTDERVQSINREEKIIITEKNRTLTYDKLIIATGSSAFILPVEGSTLPGVTGFRTIEDTQFMIDTANEKKKAVVIGGGLLGLEAARGLIDLGMDVYVVHLMPSLMEQQLDAKAASLLREDLEAQGMQFLMEKKTVKILGTDHVEGIQFEDGEVVDCDLIVMAVGIRPNTQIAKDAGLIVNRGIVVNDYMLTNDESIYAVGECAEHDGIAYGLVAPLYEQGAILAKHITNLQTDGYTGSIVGTQLKVAGCDLFSAGQIYEDDQTKAISIFDECKRSYKKVLIRDNKVVGIVLYGDTADGTRLFSMLKKEEDIQEYTAASLLHKAGEESALDVATMSADDTICGCNGVTKGTIVHAILEQELTTFEEVKGCTKAAGSCGKCRPLVEQVLSHTLGDAFDASAQSAGMCGCTTLSRDEVVAAIHEKGLKSPKEVRNVLGFIHEEGCSKCRPALNYYLRMAIPEEYEDDKSSRFVNERMNGNIQHDGTFSVIPRMYGGVTTADDLMKIAEVAKKYDVPLVKITGASRIGLYGVKKQDLPNVWADLHMTSGYAYSKSLRNVKSCVGSRFCRFGTKDSLGLGMLLEQSLEMVDTPHKMKMGVTGCPRNCAEVLTKDFGVVCVENGYQLYIGGNGGTEVREADFVMIVPTEDDVLRIATAYMQYYRETGIYGERTAYWTERLGFDHIKEILQDANMVTKLNERFQKARGTYKEAWGQALETKSLKAMYEVETVK, encoded by the coding sequence ATGAAAAAACGTTTAGTTATGATCGGAAATGGTATGGCTGGCATACGTTGTATGGAAGAAATATTAAAACATGATAGTGATTCATATGAGATTACTATTTTTGGAGATGAACCACATCCAAACTACAATCGCATTATGCTCTCTCATGTTTTACAAGGCAAAACAAATATGCAAGATATCATTATGAATGAATATAGTTGGTATGAGGAAAATGAAATAACTTTGTATACAGATGAAAGGGTTCAAAGTATTAACCGAGAAGAAAAAATAATTATCACAGAAAAAAATCGTACTCTTACATATGACAAACTAATTATCGCAACAGGTTCTAGTGCTTTTATTTTGCCCGTTGAAGGTTCTACTCTTCCTGGCGTAACAGGATTTCGAACTATTGAAGATACACAATTTATGATTGATACCGCTAATGAAAAGAAAAAGGCTGTTGTCATTGGTGGTGGATTACTTGGCTTAGAAGCTGCAAGAGGTCTTATTGATTTAGGAATGGACGTATATGTCGTTCATTTAATGCCAAGCTTAATGGAGCAACAACTAGATGCCAAAGCAGCTTCTCTATTACGCGAAGATTTAGAAGCGCAAGGCATGCAATTTCTAATGGAAAAGAAAACTGTAAAAATTCTTGGTACAGACCATGTTGAGGGCATTCAATTTGAAGATGGTGAAGTTGTAGATTGTGATTTAATCGTAATGGCTGTCGGAATACGCCCAAATACGCAAATAGCAAAAGATGCTGGTTTAATTGTAAATCGCGGTATTGTAGTCAATGACTATATGCTAACAAATGATGAATCCATTTATGCAGTTGGAGAATGTGCAGAACATGACGGTATCGCATATGGACTTGTTGCTCCTCTTTATGAACAAGGTGCGATATTAGCAAAACATATAACGAATTTACAAACTGATGGATATACGGGCAGTATCGTCGGTACACAATTAAAAGTTGCAGGTTGTGATTTATTCTCTGCTGGCCAAATTTATGAAGATGACCAAACGAAAGCAATATCCATCTTTGATGAATGTAAACGTTCCTATAAAAAAGTATTAATTCGTGACAATAAAGTCGTCGGTATCGTTTTATATGGTGACACAGCTGACGGTACACGCCTCTTTAGCATGTTAAAGAAAGAAGAGGATATACAAGAATATACAGCCGCTTCCCTTCTCCACAAAGCTGGTGAAGAAAGTGCACTTGACGTTGCTACAATGAGTGCGGATGACACGATTTGCGGATGTAATGGTGTTACGAAAGGTACAATCGTTCACGCCATTTTAGAACAAGAGTTAACGACTTTTGAAGAAGTTAAGGGCTGTACGAAAGCCGCAGGTTCTTGTGGTAAATGCCGTCCGCTTGTGGAACAAGTTTTATCTCATACACTTGGAGATGCTTTTGATGCCTCAGCGCAATCTGCCGGTATGTGTGGATGTACAACTTTATCCCGTGATGAAGTCGTAGCGGCCATTCACGAGAAAGGCTTAAAATCTCCAAAAGAAGTACGAAATGTTCTTGGTTTTATACATGAAGAAGGCTGTTCAAAATGTCGTCCTGCTTTAAACTACTATTTACGTATGGCGATTCCAGAAGAATATGAAGATGATAAATCGTCCCGTTTCGTTAATGAAAGAATGAATGGTAACATCCAGCACGATGGTACATTCTCTGTTATTCCACGCATGTACGGAGGCGTTACAACAGCTGATGATTTAATGAAAATTGCTGAAGTTGCGAAAAAGTACGATGTTCCTCTTGTGAAAATTACAGGTGCAAGCCGAATCGGCTTATATGGTGTTAAGAAGCAAGATTTACCTAACGTATGGGCTGACTTACATATGACTTCGGGATATGCATATTCAAAATCGCTTCGTAATGTAAAATCATGTGTTGGTTCTCGCTTCTGCCGTTTCGGTACGAAAGATTCATTAGGACTTGGTATGTTGCTTGAACAATCATTAGAAATGGTAGATACACCTCATAAAATGAAGATGGGTGTAACGGGCTGTCCGCGTAACTGTGCGGAAGTACTGACGAAAGATTTTGGCGTTGTTTGTGTCGAAAATGGATACCAACTTTATATTGGCGGAAATGGTGGTACGGAAGTACGCGAAGCTGATTTTGTAATGATTGTCCCTACTGAAGATGATGTCCTTCGCATCGCTACAGCTTATATGCAATATTATCGTGAAACTGGTATTTATGGAGAGCGTACTGCCTACTGGACAGAACGTTTAGGCTTCGATCACATAAAAGAAATACTGCAAGATGCAAATATGGTCACTAAGTTAAATGAACGTTTCCAAAAAGCTCGTGGCACATATAAAGAAGCATGGGGACAAGCACTAGAAACGAAATCATTAAAAGCGATGTATGAAGTAGAAACTGTGAAATAA
- the ric gene encoding iron-sulfur cluster repair di-iron protein, with translation MKHTFTETSIVGEIVTQFPKASDLFKSYRIDFCCGGNKPLIDAIHERNLSATEVLTELNTLYNNMKRLNESEIDWKNASYRELIDYVINKHHRYLNEELPQLSPYVTKVLRVHGASQPHLAQIHKLFHELKMELEQHLIKEETEDFPLILEFEQNPTEENYVKLRKVVDELENEHNHAGNIIKELRKVTNDFTPPEGACGTYRLVYQRLEALESDLFEHIHLENNILFPRAITRV, from the coding sequence ATGAAACATACATTTACTGAAACTTCTATTGTCGGTGAGATCGTTACACAATTCCCGAAAGCTAGTGATCTTTTTAAATCATATAGAATAGATTTTTGTTGTGGTGGCAATAAACCGCTTATTGATGCAATTCATGAAAGAAATTTATCAGCTACTGAAGTGCTTACAGAGTTAAATACGCTTTATAATAATATGAAACGATTAAATGAATCTGAAATTGATTGGAAAAATGCTTCTTATCGCGAATTGATTGATTATGTTATAAATAAGCATCATCGCTATTTAAATGAAGAGTTGCCACAATTAAGTCCGTATGTGACAAAAGTATTACGTGTTCATGGGGCAAGTCAGCCTCATTTAGCTCAAATTCATAAGCTATTTCATGAACTAAAGATGGAACTAGAACAACATTTAATTAAAGAAGAAACAGAAGATTTTCCATTAATTTTAGAATTTGAACAAAATCCAACTGAAGAAAACTATGTGAAGTTACGTAAAGTAGTAGATGAGTTGGAAAATGAACATAACCACGCAGGCAACATTATTAAAGAGCTTCGTAAAGTGACGAATGACTTTACTCCTCCAGAAGGAGCTTGCGGCACTTATCGACTTGTTTATCAACGCCTTGAAGCACTAGAGTCTGATTTATTTGAGCATATTCATTTAGAAAATAACATTTTATTTCCACGTGCAATTACGAGAGTGTAA
- a CDS encoding excalibur calcium-binding domain-containing protein, translating to MAILSNIGAALFFIAFILLILCIISFFKKNGKAKQYGRPTVILFMISIILIVTGTTKSEHPVIEFFAILSFILFIFFLVLAILSVIKKTGVAKKQFIITAVLFVIFVALLGISAPSSEKTTATSTKVASNNEEQKDSEKKKELEKKEADEKTQKQEDEKRQAEEQARKQEDEKRQAEEQARKQEDEERLADEQARKQQEEQKRQADEQARKQQEEQKRQADEQARKQQEEQKRQADEQARKQQEEQKRQADEQARKQQEEQKRQADEQARKQQEEQKAQQTQTQPTSGNTSSAYYKNCDAVRAAGKAPLYKDQPGYSRKLDRDGDGVACE from the coding sequence ATGGCGATTTTGAGTAATATTGGTGCAGCTTTATTTTTTATTGCTTTTATTCTTTTAATCTTATGTATCATTTCATTCTTTAAAAAAAATGGAAAAGCAAAACAATATGGACGTCCTACCGTTATTCTTTTTATGATTTCAATTATATTAATAGTGACTGGTACAACAAAATCTGAACACCCAGTCATCGAATTTTTTGCTATTTTAAGTTTCATTCTATTTATATTCTTCCTTGTACTTGCAATATTATCTGTTATTAAGAAAACAGGTGTAGCAAAAAAACAATTTATTATTACAGCCGTATTATTTGTCATTTTTGTTGCGCTATTAGGTATTTCAGCTCCTTCTTCTGAAAAAACGACAGCAACTAGTACAAAAGTTGCCTCTAACAATGAAGAACAAAAAGATAGCGAAAAGAAAAAAGAACTAGAAAAGAAAGAGGCTGACGAAAAAACTCAAAAGCAAGAAGATGAGAAGCGTCAAGCCGAGGAACAAGCTCGTAAGCAAGAAGATGAAAAACGTCAAGCCGAGGAACAAGCTCGTAAGCAAGAGGATGAAGAACGTCTAGCTGATGAACAGGCTCGTAAACAACAAGAAGAACAAAAACGTCAGGCTGATGAACAAGCTCGTAAGCAACAAGAAGAACAAAAACGTCAGGCTGATGAACAAGCTCGTAAGCAACAAGAAGAACAAAAACGTCAGGCTGATGAACAAGCTCGTAAGCAACAAGAAGAACAAAAACGTCAGGCTGATGAACAAGCTCGTAAGCAACAAGAAGAGCAAAAACGTCAGGCTGATGAACAAGCTCGTAAGCAACAAGAAGAGCAAAAAGCACAGCAAACTCAAACACAACCTACCTCAGGAAATACTAGTAGTGCATATTACAAAAATTGTGATGCAGTTAGAGCTGCGGGGAAAGCTCCTCTATATAAAGATCAACCAGGATATAGTCGTAAACTAGATAGAGACGGCGATGGAGTTGCATGCGAATAA
- the exsG gene encoding exosporium protein ExsG, producing the protein MEFQLLVTCILQEGNAYFLVTKVDDVITLKVPITAGVAGLFLALGVPRCS; encoded by the coding sequence ATGGAATTTCAATTGTTGGTAACTTGTATATTACAAGAAGGTAATGCTTACTTTTTAGTAACGAAGGTAGACGATGTTATTACGTTAAAAGTACCGATTACTGCGGGAGTAGCAGGTTTATTTTTAGCTTTAGGTGTACCAAGATGTTCTTAA
- a CDS encoding arylamine N-acetyltransferase family protein, translating to MMTNLQKEFFERLKIPAKEITFDDLDEILLKMGMILPYENLDIMAGTIKNISKDNLIEKLLIQKRGGLCYELNSLLYYFLIDCGFQVYKVAGTVYDLYDNKWKPDDGHVIIILSHENKDYVVDAGFASHLPLHPVPFKGEAISSQTGEYRIRKRNTRKGTHILEMRKGANGESTSFLQSEPSNEWKIGYAFTLDPIDEKKVNNIQKVIVEHKESPFNKGAITCKLTTYGHISLTNKNYTETFKGTKNKRPIESKDYARILRESFGITQEKYVGKTLERG from the coding sequence ATGATGACCAATTTACAAAAGGAGTTTTTTGAACGCTTAAAAATTCCTGCAAAAGAAATAACATTTGATGATTTAGATGAAATCTTATTAAAAATGGGAATGATTCTCCCCTATGAAAATCTTGATATTATGGCTGGTACTATTAAAAATATCTCAAAAGATAACTTAATAGAAAAGTTACTTATTCAAAAACGAGGTGGACTTTGTTATGAATTAAACTCCTTATTGTATTATTTTTTAATTGATTGTGGGTTTCAAGTATACAAAGTAGCCGGTACTGTTTATGATCTTTACGATAATAAATGGAAGCCCGATGATGGTCATGTCATTATCATATTAAGTCATGAGAATAAAGATTATGTTGTGGATGCAGGTTTTGCATCTCATCTCCCTTTACATCCAGTCCCTTTTAAAGGAGAAGCCATCTCCTCTCAAACAGGAGAATATCGAATTCGTAAACGAAATACTCGAAAAGGTACGCATATTTTAGAAATGAGAAAAGGAGCTAACGGAGAATCTACAAGTTTCTTACAATCTGAACCTTCAAATGAATGGAAAATAGGTTATGCTTTCACTTTAGATCCAATAGATGAGAAAAAAGTGAATAACATTCAAAAAGTGATTGTAGAGCATAAAGAATCTCCTTTTAATAAAGGAGCTATCACTTGTAAATTAACTACTTATGGTCACATATCGTTAACAAATAAAAATTACACAGAAACCTTTAAAGGCACCAAAAATAAACGACCAATAGAATCTAAAGATTATGCTCGCATTCTTCGTGAATCTTTTGGAATAACGCAAGAGAAATATGTAGGAAAAACACTAGAAAGAGGTTAG
- a CDS encoding esterase/lipase family protein, with amino-acid sequence MRLMRRCVALLIVFFIMAPTISTNVQAEVVKELGKGFPDTEVFTPGEWFLGQKPANYDENKPPILFVQGRNGNADSWYGKTVYHDINDMYDYALKAGYQTVFIQLYDAAGKGSASQWDNGKLLAQKLEEIYNHFGKKVNIVAHSKGGIDTQAALVEYDANRFVGNVITLATPHHGSNLADLSYSWWAGWLASILGQKDDGTYSLQIGEMAKFRSTIDNNPAAKLNRYYTATGTSWGPTFSALSMGGLYLSSYGSNDGLVNEWSAKLSYGTHLFTDSRFDHDNIRKGSAVFTRIEPYLRTTNVELPALVASSTSSNENLEKLNTTSNQNILGGELPQNQWIEQTVTVDKKAEGIVSVLTASSDVEVQMVSPKGKIYANKDSAITTGEGESFFNGATIRTFKFDKLEVGEWKIKMMAKQSKDAYLVVSDYKNDAPFVLQIPTKVKVNKPEYKLKKSPMAPEMKGDLSITVRVVNKEGKLVSEFNELQNVNTNTFTGALKDIKQPGVYNVTMDIKGMNKEGKPYNRTIVKSVYVEK; translated from the coding sequence ATGAGACTGATGAGAAGATGTGTGGCCTTACTAATTGTATTTTTTATCATGGCTCCAACGATTAGCACAAATGTACAGGCAGAAGTTGTAAAAGAGCTTGGAAAGGGGTTTCCTGACACAGAAGTATTTACACCTGGGGAATGGTTTTTAGGCCAAAAACCTGCTAATTATGATGAGAATAAACCACCAATTCTCTTTGTACAAGGAAGAAATGGTAATGCGGATAGTTGGTATGGAAAGACAGTATATCATGATATAAATGATATGTATGATTATGCTTTGAAAGCAGGCTATCAAACAGTGTTTATACAATTATATGATGCTGCGGGGAAAGGTTCGGCTAGTCAGTGGGATAACGGAAAACTGTTAGCACAAAAACTTGAAGAAATATATAATCATTTCGGTAAAAAAGTTAATATTGTAGCGCATAGTAAAGGTGGTATTGATACACAAGCCGCATTAGTTGAATATGATGCGAATCGATTTGTTGGAAATGTTATTACACTTGCTACACCGCATCACGGCTCAAATTTAGCAGATTTGTCATATAGTTGGTGGGCAGGGTGGCTAGCTTCTATATTAGGTCAAAAAGATGATGGTACGTACTCGTTACAAATAGGTGAAATGGCAAAGTTTCGTTCAACAATAGATAATAACCCAGCAGCTAAATTAAACCGTTACTATACGGCTACTGGGACTAGCTGGGGGCCAACATTTTCTGCATTATCTATGGGCGGGTTATATTTATCATCGTACGGTTCAAATGATGGACTAGTAAATGAATGGAGTGCGAAGCTATCGTACGGTACACATTTATTTACAGATTCCAGATTTGATCATGACAATATAAGAAAAGGATCAGCTGTTTTTACACGAATCGAACCATATTTACGTACGACAAATGTGGAATTACCAGCTTTAGTAGCATCCAGCACTAGTTCAAATGAAAATCTAGAAAAATTAAATACAACTTCAAATCAAAATATTTTAGGAGGCGAATTACCACAAAATCAGTGGATAGAGCAAACCGTTACAGTTGATAAAAAAGCGGAAGGAATCGTTTCTGTACTAACTGCTTCTTCTGATGTAGAAGTACAAATGGTATCTCCAAAAGGAAAAATATATGCAAATAAAGATAGCGCTATAACTACTGGTGAAGGCGAATCTTTCTTTAATGGGGCGACAATTAGAACATTTAAGTTTGATAAATTGGAAGTAGGCGAATGGAAAATCAAAATGATGGCGAAGCAGTCGAAAGATGCATATTTAGTTGTAAGCGATTACAAGAATGACGCACCATTTGTTCTTCAAATACCTACAAAAGTTAAAGTAAATAAACCTGAGTATAAACTGAAAAAATCACCAATGGCACCTGAAATGAAAGGGGATCTTTCCATAACAGTAAGAGTCGTTAATAAAGAAGGTAAGTTAGTCTCTGAATTTAATGAATTACAAAATGTTAATACGAATACATTTACAGGTGCTTTGAAAGATATAAAACAACCGGGAGTATATAACGTTACGATGGATATAAAAGGGATGAATAAAGAAGGAAAACCATATAATCGTACGATTGTTAAGTCGGTTTATGTAGAGAAATAA
- a CDS encoding stage V sporulation protein S, which translates to MENILKVSSKSSPNSVAGAIAGVLRTSGNVEIQAIGAGAINQAIKAIAIARGFVAPSGIDLAFVPAFQEISINNEERTAIKLIVGPRKKRS; encoded by the coding sequence ATGGAAAATATATTAAAGGTATCTTCAAAATCAAGCCCAAATTCAGTCGCAGGTGCAATAGCAGGTGTACTAAGAACAAGTGGTAATGTGGAAATTCAAGCGATTGGGGCTGGAGCTATAAATCAAGCGATTAAAGCAATTGCGATTGCAAGAGGGTTCGTCGCTCCAAGTGGTATTGACTTAGCTTTTGTTCCAGCGTTTCAAGAGATTTCTATCAATAATGAAGAGAGAACAGCGATTAAATTAATTGTAGGCCCTAGAAAGAAAAGGTCTTAG
- a CDS encoding YolD-like family protein: MEYNGFPVVRGRGMVKWNPFASIPEQYEEIHRMFEEQYKVPKPFLTQDTMERIERALMQSFHEEEEIHTSYYRDGMVQDMYINVLHIEPMTKTIYCTDAFGLNTKFKFDELVNIN; the protein is encoded by the coding sequence ATGGAATATAACGGCTTTCCTGTAGTACGTGGAAGAGGTATGGTGAAATGGAATCCGTTTGCTTCAATACCGGAGCAATACGAGGAAATACATAGAATGTTTGAGGAACAATATAAAGTACCTAAACCTTTTTTAACACAAGATACTATGGAACGAATAGAAAGAGCGTTAATGCAATCTTTTCACGAGGAAGAAGAAATACATACCTCATACTATCGTGATGGAATGGTGCAAGACATGTACATAAATGTATTACATATTGAACCGATGACGAAAACTATATATTGTACAGATGCTTTTGGTTTGAATACTAAGTTTAAGTTTGATGAATTGGTGAATATAAATTAA